From a single Pseudomonas cremoricolorata genomic region:
- a CDS encoding MDR family MFS transporter, with product MLAILLGALDQTIVAVSLPAISAQFNDVGLLAWVISAYLVAMTVAVPIYGKLGDLYGRRRMILTGTALFTLASVGCALAQSMEQLVLARVLQGLGAGGMVSVSQAIIGDYVPPRERGRYQGYFSSMYALASVAGPVLGGWLTAYLSWHWVFWINLPLGLVALWAIHRALGGLPVKRRKAQVDYLGGVLMIIGVGSLLLAISLVGQGSAWGSPAVLALLAGAVLGLLALVAHERRCAEPLLPLQLFSNRVAVLCWCVIFFASFQAISLTMLMPLRYQAITGAGADSAALHLLPLAMGLPVGAFTGGRLTSRTGRYKPQILAGAVLMPLAILGMALSPPQAVWFSGVFMLLAGIAGGLQFPTSLVGTQSAVEHRDMGVATSTTNLFRSLGGAMGVAIMSSLLLALLQHDGVALLDNPLLGSLNDDGVSAQTQAQLLRVFRDVLLGSAGVAAVALFAALALPDRQLRGR from the coding sequence ATGCTGGCGATTCTGCTAGGTGCGCTCGACCAGACCATCGTCGCCGTGTCATTGCCGGCCATCTCCGCGCAGTTCAATGACGTCGGCCTGCTGGCCTGGGTGATCTCCGCCTATCTGGTGGCGATGACCGTGGCCGTACCGATCTACGGCAAGCTCGGCGACCTGTACGGTCGTCGACGGATGATCCTCACCGGCACCGCGCTGTTCACCTTGGCCTCAGTGGGCTGCGCGCTGGCGCAGAGCATGGAACAACTGGTGCTGGCGCGGGTGCTGCAAGGCCTGGGTGCAGGCGGCATGGTTTCGGTCAGTCAGGCGATCATCGGCGACTACGTGCCGCCTCGCGAGCGCGGCCGTTATCAGGGCTATTTCAGCAGCATGTATGCCCTGGCCAGCGTCGCCGGTCCCGTGCTCGGCGGCTGGCTGACCGCCTACCTGTCCTGGCACTGGGTGTTCTGGATCAACCTGCCACTGGGGCTGGTGGCACTGTGGGCGATCCACCGCGCGCTGGGTGGGTTGCCGGTCAAGCGCCGCAAGGCGCAAGTCGACTACCTGGGCGGGGTGCTGATGATAATCGGTGTGGGCAGCCTGCTGCTGGCGATCAGCCTGGTCGGCCAGGGCAGCGCCTGGGGCTCGCCTGCGGTACTGGCGCTGCTGGCCGGCGCGGTGCTCGGTCTGCTGGCACTGGTGGCCCATGAACGGCGCTGCGCCGAGCCGTTGCTGCCACTGCAGCTGTTCAGCAACCGCGTGGCGGTGCTGTGCTGGTGCGTGATCTTCTTCGCCAGCTTCCAGGCGATTTCCCTGACCATGCTGATGCCGCTGCGCTACCAGGCGATTACCGGCGCCGGGGCCGACAGCGCGGCGCTGCACCTGCTGCCGCTGGCGATGGGCTTGCCGGTGGGCGCCTTCACCGGCGGCCGCCTGACCAGCCGCACCGGGCGCTACAAACCGCAGATTCTCGCCGGAGCCGTGCTGATGCCCCTGGCGATTCTGGGCATGGCGCTCAGCCCGCCTCAGGCGGTGTGGTTCAGCGGGGTGTTCATGCTATTGGCGGGAATCGCCGGCGGCTTGCAGTTCCCCACCTCGCTGGTCGGTACGCAAAGCGCCGTGGAGCACCGCGACATGGGCGTGGCCACCAGTACGACCAACCTGTTCCGCTCGCTCGGTGGGGCGATGGGTGTGGCGATCATGTCCAGCCTGCTGCTGGCCTTGCTGCAGCACGATGGCGTGGCACTGCTCGACAATCCCCTGCTCGGCAGCCTGAACGACGACGGCGTCAGTGCACAGACCCAGGCGCAATTGCTGCGGGTGTTCCGAGACGTGCTGCTGGGCAGCGCCGGGGTGGCGGCGGTGGCGCTCTTCGCCGCCCTTGCCCTGCCTGACCGACAGCTGCGTGGGCGCTGA
- a CDS encoding TetR family transcriptional regulator: MVRRTKEEAQETRAQIIAAAEKAFYRRGVARTTLADIAELAGVTRGAIYWHFNNKAELVQALLDMLHETHDHLARASESEDELDPLGCMRTLLLQVLDEVVLDARTRRINEILHYKCEFTDDMCEIRQQRQRAVLDCHNSIVVAMANAVRRGQLPPELDPEQAAVVLFAYFDGLIGRWLLLPGSFDLQGQGERWVDAGLDMLRLSPALRKHGFVNDCEGSASRL, from the coding sequence ATGGTTCGTCGTACCAAAGAAGAAGCTCAGGAAACCCGCGCGCAGATCATTGCGGCTGCGGAAAAGGCCTTCTACCGCCGCGGCGTCGCCCGCACCACCCTGGCCGATATCGCCGAACTGGCCGGCGTTACCCGCGGTGCCATCTACTGGCATTTCAACAACAAGGCCGAGCTGGTCCAGGCCTTGCTCGACATGCTCCACGAAACCCATGACCATTTGGCTCGCGCCAGCGAAAGCGAGGATGAACTCGACCCGCTTGGCTGCATGCGCACGCTGCTGCTGCAGGTGCTCGACGAAGTGGTACTGGACGCCCGGACCCGGCGTATCAATGAGATTCTGCATTACAAGTGCGAGTTCACCGACGATATGTGCGAAATCCGTCAGCAGCGGCAACGCGCGGTGCTCGATTGCCACAACAGTATCGTCGTAGCCATGGCCAATGCAGTGCGCCGCGGTCAGCTGCCGCCAGAACTCGACCCGGAACAGGCCGCCGTGGTGCTGTTCGCCTACTTCGACGGGCTGATTGGCCGCTGGCTGCTGCTGCCGGGCAGCTTCGACCTGCAAGGCCAGGGTGAACGCTGGGTCGATGCCGGGCTGGACATGCTGCGCTTGAGCCCGGCCCTGCGCAAACACGGATTTGTGAACGATTGTGAGGGCAGCGCTTCCCGGCTTTGA
- a CDS encoding efflux RND transporter periplasmic adaptor subunit: MHFKPAVTALVSAVALATLLSGCKKEEAPPAAQPAPQVGVITLQPQAFTLTSELPGRTSAFRVAEVRPQVNGIILKRLFKEGSDVKQGQQLYQIDPAVYETTLATAQANLQATRSLAGRYKQLIDEQAVSRQEYDDANAKRLQAEASLKSAQIDLRYTKVLAPISGRIGRSAVTEGALVSNGQANAMATIQQLDTIYVDVTQSTAELLKLRRDLASGQLQKAGDNAAQVQLVLEDDSLFKHQGRLEFSEVAVDETTGSVTLRAVFPNPEHELLPGMFVHARLKAGVNANAILAPQQGVTRDLKGTPTALVVNQDNKVELRELKASRTLGSDWLIEEGLNPGDRLITEGLQYVRPGVEVKVSEASNLKKPNSPDQAKAADADAKAE, from the coding sequence ATGCACTTCAAGCCAGCTGTCACCGCTCTGGTTTCCGCCGTCGCCCTGGCCACACTGCTCAGCGGCTGTAAGAAAGAAGAGGCGCCGCCAGCTGCGCAGCCCGCGCCTCAGGTCGGGGTCATCACCCTGCAACCGCAAGCCTTCACGCTCACCTCGGAGCTGCCGGGACGCACCTCGGCGTTCCGCGTCGCGGAAGTCCGGCCACAGGTCAACGGCATCATTCTCAAGCGTCTGTTCAAGGAAGGCAGTGACGTCAAGCAGGGTCAGCAGCTCTACCAGATCGACCCGGCCGTCTACGAAACCACCCTGGCCACCGCCCAGGCCAACTTGCAGGCCACCCGTTCGCTGGCCGGTCGCTACAAGCAGTTGATCGACGAGCAGGCGGTCAGCCGCCAGGAATACGACGACGCCAACGCCAAGCGCCTGCAAGCCGAGGCCAGCCTCAAGAGCGCGCAGATCGACCTGCGCTACACCAAGGTGCTGGCACCGATCAGCGGTCGCATCGGCCGCTCGGCAGTCACCGAAGGTGCGCTGGTGAGCAATGGCCAGGCCAACGCCATGGCCACCATCCAGCAGCTCGACACCATCTACGTCGACGTTACCCAGTCCACCGCCGAGCTGCTCAAGCTGCGCCGTGATCTTGCCAGCGGCCAGTTGCAGAAGGCCGGCGACAACGCCGCGCAGGTGCAGCTCGTGCTGGAGGACGACAGCCTGTTCAAGCATCAGGGCCGCCTGGAGTTCTCTGAAGTGGCGGTGGATGAAACCACCGGTTCGGTGACCCTGCGCGCGGTGTTCCCCAACCCTGAGCACGAGTTGCTGCCGGGCATGTTCGTCCACGCCCGACTCAAGGCCGGCGTCAACGCCAACGCCATTCTCGCCCCGCAACAAGGCGTGACCCGAGACCTCAAGGGCACCCCGACCGCGCTGGTGGTCAACCAGGACAACAAGGTCGAGCTGCGCGAACTCAAGGCCAGCCGCACCCTGGGCAGCGACTGGCTGATCGAGGAAGGCCTCAACCCGGGCGACCGTCTGATCACCGAAGGCCTGCAGTACGTGCGCCCTGGCGTCGAGGTCAAGGTCAGCGAAGCCAGCAACCTGAAGAAGCCGAACAGCCCTGATCAGGCCAAGGCAGCCGACGCAGACGCCAAAGCGGAGTAA
- the ttgB gene encoding multidrug efflux RND transporter permease subunit TtgB, with product MSKFFIDRPIFAWVIALVIMLVGALSILKLPINQYPSIAPPAIAIAVTYPGASAQTVQDTVVQVIEQQLNGIDNLRYVSSESNSDGSMTITATFEQGTNPDTAQVQVQNKLNLATPLLPQEVQQQGIRVTKAVKNFLMVIGLVSEDGSMTKDDLANYIVSTMQDPISRTAGVGDFQVFGAQYAMRIWLDPAKLNKYQLTPVDVRTAVTAQNVQVSSGQLGGLPAMPGTQLNATIIGKTRLQTAEQFEKILLKVNSDGSQVRLRDVAKVGLGGENYSVSAQFNGKPASGMAIKLATGANALDTAKALRQTISDLEPFFPPGMKAVFPYDTTPVVTESISGVIHTLIEAVVLVFLVMYLFLQNFRATIITTMTVPVVLLGTFGILAAFGFSINTLTMFAMVLAIGLLVDDAIVVVENVERVMSEEGLPPKAATKKSMEQIQGALVGIALVLSAVLLPMAFFGGSTGVIYRQFSITIVSAMGLSVLVALVFTPALCATMLTPLKKGEHHHAKGGFFGWFNRSFDRSVQGYERSVGFVLRRKIPFLLAYALIVVGMVLLFNRIPAAFLPEEDQGVLFAQVQTPAGSSAERTQDVVDQMRSYLLKDESDTVSSVFTVTGFNFAGRGQSSGMAFIMLKPWGERSAENSVFNLATRAQQHFFTFRDAMVFAFAPPAVLELGNASGFDVFLQDRAGVGHEKLMEARNQFLAKASQSKILAGVRPNGLNDEPQYQLIVDDERASALGVTIADINNTLSIALGGSYVNDFIDRGRVKKVYIQGQSSARMSPEDLQKWYVRNGQGEMVPFSSFASGEWTYGSPKLSRYNGVEAVEVLGTPAPGYSTGEAMAEVERIAGELPDGIGYAWTGMSYEEKLSGSQMPALFALSILFVFLCLAALYESWSIPIAVVLVVPLGIIGALIATSLRGLSNDVYFLVGLLTTIGLAAKNAILIVEFAKELHEQGRSLYDATIEACRMRLRPIIMTSLAFILGVVPLTIASGAGSGSQHAIGTGVIGGMISATVLAIFWVPLFFVAVSSVFGGSKRKTDEHSEHPVTPRNEAGQ from the coding sequence ATGTCGAAGTTCTTTATCGATCGCCCGATCTTCGCCTGGGTGATCGCCTTGGTGATCATGCTGGTCGGCGCCCTGTCGATCCTCAAATTGCCGATCAACCAGTACCCCAGCATCGCGCCGCCGGCCATCGCCATCGCCGTGACCTACCCGGGGGCCTCGGCGCAGACCGTGCAGGACACCGTGGTGCAGGTCATCGAGCAACAGCTCAACGGCATCGACAACCTGCGTTATGTGTCGTCGGAAAGTAACTCCGACGGCAGCATGACCATCACCGCCACCTTCGAGCAGGGCACCAACCCCGACACCGCCCAGGTGCAGGTGCAGAACAAGCTCAACCTGGCCACCCCGCTGTTGCCGCAGGAAGTGCAGCAGCAAGGTATTCGCGTGACCAAGGCGGTGAAGAACTTCCTGATGGTGATCGGCCTGGTGTCCGAAGATGGCTCGATGACCAAGGACGACCTGGCCAACTACATCGTTTCGACCATGCAGGACCCGATCTCGCGCACCGCAGGTGTCGGCGACTTCCAGGTGTTCGGTGCCCAGTACGCCATGCGTATCTGGCTCGATCCGGCCAAGCTCAACAAGTATCAGCTGACTCCCGTCGATGTGCGCACCGCGGTTACCGCGCAGAACGTGCAGGTGTCCTCCGGCCAGCTCGGCGGCCTGCCGGCCATGCCGGGCACCCAGCTCAATGCCACCATCATCGGCAAGACCCGCCTGCAGACCGCCGAGCAGTTCGAGAAGATTCTGCTCAAGGTCAACAGCGATGGCTCGCAGGTGCGCCTGCGTGACGTTGCCAAGGTTGGCCTGGGCGGCGAAAACTATTCGGTCAGCGCCCAGTTCAACGGCAAGCCTGCCTCGGGCATGGCGATCAAGCTGGCCACCGGCGCCAACGCCCTGGATACGGCCAAGGCACTGCGCCAGACCATCAGCGACTTGGAGCCGTTCTTCCCGCCGGGCATGAAAGCGGTGTTCCCGTACGACACCACGCCAGTGGTCACCGAGTCGATCAGCGGGGTGATCCACACCCTGATCGAAGCCGTGGTGCTGGTGTTCCTGGTGATGTACCTGTTCCTGCAGAACTTCCGCGCCACCATCATCACCACCATGACCGTTCCGGTGGTGCTGCTCGGCACCTTCGGCATCCTTGCCGCGTTCGGTTTCAGCATCAACACCCTGACTATGTTCGCCATGGTCCTGGCCATCGGCTTGCTGGTGGACGACGCCATCGTCGTGGTGGAGAACGTCGAGCGGGTGATGTCAGAAGAGGGGCTACCGCCCAAGGCGGCGACCAAGAAGTCCATGGAGCAGATCCAGGGTGCGCTGGTCGGTATCGCCCTGGTGCTGTCGGCGGTGCTGCTGCCGATGGCTTTCTTCGGCGGCTCGACCGGGGTCATCTACCGGCAGTTCTCGATCACCATCGTTTCGGCCATGGGCCTGTCGGTATTGGTCGCACTGGTGTTCACCCCGGCTTTGTGCGCCACCATGCTCACCCCGCTGAAAAAGGGCGAGCACCACCACGCCAAGGGCGGCTTCTTCGGCTGGTTCAACCGCAGCTTCGACCGCAGCGTGCAGGGTTACGAACGCAGCGTCGGCTTCGTTCTGCGACGCAAGATTCCGTTCCTGCTGGCCTATGCGCTGATCGTGGTCGGCATGGTCTTGCTGTTCAACCGCATCCCCGCTGCCTTCCTTCCCGAGGAAGACCAAGGCGTGCTGTTCGCCCAGGTGCAGACGCCCGCCGGCTCCAGTGCCGAGCGCACCCAGGATGTGGTCGACCAGATGCGCAGCTACCTGCTCAAGGACGAATCCGACACGGTGTCGTCGGTGTTCACCGTGACCGGCTTCAACTTCGCCGGTCGTGGGCAGAGCTCGGGCATGGCCTTCATCATGCTCAAGCCATGGGGCGAGCGCTCGGCGGAGAACAGCGTGTTCAACCTCGCCACCCGCGCCCAGCAGCATTTCTTCACCTTCCGCGACGCCATGGTGTTCGCCTTCGCACCGCCTGCGGTGCTGGAGCTGGGCAACGCCAGCGGCTTCGACGTGTTCCTTCAGGACCGCGCCGGCGTCGGCCATGAAAAACTCATGGAGGCGCGCAACCAGTTCCTGGCCAAGGCCTCGCAGAGCAAGATTCTGGCCGGCGTGCGCCCCAACGGCCTGAACGATGAACCGCAGTACCAGCTGATCGTCGACGACGAGCGCGCCAGTGCCTTGGGCGTGACCATCGCTGACATCAACAACACCCTGTCGATTGCCTTGGGCGGCAGCTACGTCAACGACTTCATCGACCGCGGTCGGGTCAAGAAGGTCTACATCCAGGGGCAGTCCAGCGCGCGCATGAGCCCGGAAGACCTGCAGAAATGGTACGTGCGCAACGGCCAGGGCGAGATGGTGCCGTTCTCCTCCTTCGCCAGCGGCGAGTGGACCTACGGTTCGCCCAAGCTGTCGCGCTACAACGGTGTGGAAGCGGTCGAGGTGCTCGGTACGCCGGCGCCGGGCTACAGCACCGGTGAAGCGATGGCCGAGGTCGAGCGCATTGCCGGCGAGCTGCCGGACGGCATCGGCTACGCCTGGACCGGCATGTCCTACGAAGAAAAACTCTCGGGTTCGCAGATGCCGGCTCTGTTCGCGCTGTCGATCCTGTTCGTCTTCCTCTGCCTGGCAGCGCTGTACGAAAGCTGGTCGATTCCGATCGCCGTGGTGCTGGTGGTGCCGCTGGGCATCATTGGTGCGCTGATCGCCACCAGCCTGCGCGGTCTGTCCAACGATGTGTACTTCCTGGTCGGCCTGCTGACCACCATCGGCCTGGCGGCGAAGAACGCGATTCTCATCGTCGAATTCGCCAAAGAGCTGCATGAACAGGGGCGCAGTCTGTACGACGCCACCATCGAAGCCTGCCGCATGCGTTTGCGCCCGATCATCATGACCTCGCTGGCGTTCATTCTCGGCGTGGTACCGTTGACCATCGCCAGCGGCGCAGGCTCGGGCAGCCAGCACGCCATCGGCACCGGCGTGATTGGCGGCATGATCAGCGCCACGGTACTGGCCATCTTCTGGGTACCGCTGTTCTTCGTCGCCGTTTCCTCGGTGTTCGGCGGCAGCAAGCGTAAAACCGACGAACACTCCGAACATCCCGTCACTCCACGTAATGAGGCTGGGCAATGA
- the adeC gene encoding AdeC/AdeK/OprM family multidrug efflux complex outer membrane factor → MTKSLLSLAVTAFILGGCSLIPDYQTPEAPVAAQWPQGPAYSPAESADVAAAEQGWRQFFTDRALQQLIQTGLENNRDLRVAALNIDAYRAQYRIQRADLFPAVSANGSGSRQRVPADLSQTGRAGITSQYSATVGVSAYELDLFGRVRSLSQQALEIYLSSEEARRSTQIALVASIANAYYTWQADQDLLKLTKDTLDAYEQSFNLTRRSSEVGVASALDLSQARTAVEGARVKLAQYQRLVAQDLNSLTVLIGTGVPSNLPAPLKLDADQLAEVPAGLPSDLLQRRPDIQEAEHLLKAANANIGAARAAFFPSISLTANAGTLSPDMSGLFSAGSGTWLFQPQINLPIFNAGALRASLDYAKIQKDINVAKYEKTIQTAFQEVADGLAARKTFEEQLQAQRDLVAANQDYYRLAERRYRIGIDSNLTFLDAQRTLFSAQQALISDRLSQLTSEVNLYKALGGGWYERTGQAQQASVQTPKG, encoded by the coding sequence ATGACCAAGTCCCTGCTGTCCCTGGCAGTAACCGCTTTCATCCTCGGCGGTTGCTCGCTGATTCCTGACTACCAGACCCCGGAAGCCCCGGTCGCGGCGCAGTGGCCGCAGGGGCCGGCCTACTCGCCCGCCGAGTCGGCCGATGTCGCCGCAGCCGAACAAGGCTGGCGCCAGTTCTTCACCGACCGTGCGCTGCAACAGCTGATCCAGACCGGCTTGGAAAACAACCGTGACCTGCGCGTCGCAGCCCTGAACATCGACGCCTACCGCGCGCAGTACCGCATCCAGCGGGCCGATCTGTTCCCGGCGGTGTCGGCCAACGGCAGCGGCAGTCGCCAGCGGGTGCCGGCCGATCTGTCGCAGACCGGCCGGGCTGGCATCACCAGCCAGTACTCGGCCACGGTCGGGGTCAGCGCCTATGAACTGGATCTGTTCGGTCGGGTACGCAGCCTCAGCCAACAGGCCCTGGAGATCTACCTGTCCAGCGAAGAGGCACGGCGCTCGACGCAGATCGCCCTGGTCGCCAGCATCGCCAATGCCTATTACACCTGGCAGGCCGATCAGGACTTGCTCAAGCTGACCAAGGACACCCTCGACGCCTACGAGCAGAGCTTCAACCTGACTCGCCGCAGCAGCGAGGTCGGGGTTGCTTCGGCGCTCGATCTGAGCCAGGCACGCACCGCCGTGGAAGGCGCGCGGGTCAAGCTGGCGCAGTATCAACGCCTGGTGGCGCAAGACCTCAACAGCCTGACCGTGCTGATCGGCACTGGCGTGCCGAGCAACCTGCCGGCGCCGCTCAAGCTCGATGCCGACCAGCTGGCCGAAGTGCCGGCGGGCCTGCCGTCCGACCTGCTGCAGCGGCGTCCTGACATCCAGGAAGCCGAGCACCTGCTCAAGGCCGCCAACGCCAATATCGGCGCGGCGCGCGCAGCGTTCTTCCCCAGCATCAGCCTGACCGCCAATGCCGGCACCCTCAGCCCCGACATGAGCGGGCTGTTCAGTGCCGGCTCGGGCACCTGGCTATTCCAGCCGCAGATCAACCTGCCGATCTTTAACGCCGGTGCGCTGCGCGCCAGCCTCGACTACGCGAAGATCCAGAAGGACATCAACGTCGCCAAGTACGAAAAGACCATCCAGACCGCCTTCCAGGAAGTCGCCGATGGCCTGGCCGCGCGCAAGACCTTCGAAGAGCAGTTGCAGGCCCAGCGCGATCTGGTCGCCGCCAACCAGGACTACTACCGCCTGGCCGAACGTCGCTACCGCATCGGCATCGACAGCAACCTGACTTTCCTCGACGCCCAGCGCACGCTGTTCAGCGCGCAACAGGCGCTGATCAGTGATCGCCTGTCGCAGCTGACCAGCGAGGTCAATCTGTACAAGGCCCTCGGTGGCGGCTGGTACGAGCGCACCGGCCAGGCCCAGCAAGCGTCGGTGCAGACGCCCAAGGGCTGA
- a CDS encoding LysR family transcriptional regulator: MDLRQLRYFIALTDYRSFVRAADAMGITQPAFSRAIQNLEQTLGCQLIDRANKTLAPTAQGLVVLQHARRLVQGAAQLSNEVLQMSAVDAGELHFGCGPAMAVSLVPQALTQLMGERPGIHTRLLTAAPERLGEALRREQIEFFVDDLRPFEADPYFHTQPLQARAGTFFCRAGHPLLRKDSLSTNELFDYPLVSHWLAPGVRKYLANLSGRSDLRLQVQCEDFNVVRSVVLGSDAIGCASTQALAQDLAARTLVTLHWRNLPPRLDLLSVRCGVISRSGYQLSPAARALIDTLLVVDAQPTPERV, from the coding sequence ATGGATCTTCGCCAACTGCGCTATTTCATCGCGCTGACCGACTACCGCAGCTTCGTGCGTGCAGCAGACGCCATGGGCATCACCCAGCCGGCCTTCAGCCGGGCGATCCAGAATCTTGAACAGACCTTAGGTTGTCAGTTGATCGACCGCGCCAACAAGACCTTGGCGCCGACCGCGCAGGGGCTGGTGGTACTGCAACATGCGCGGCGTCTGGTGCAGGGCGCAGCACAGTTGAGCAACGAGGTGTTGCAGATGAGTGCGGTGGATGCTGGCGAGCTGCACTTTGGCTGCGGGCCGGCGATGGCGGTGAGTCTGGTGCCGCAGGCTTTGACGCAATTGATGGGCGAACGGCCGGGCATCCATACCCGCCTGCTCACCGCCGCACCTGAACGACTGGGCGAGGCCTTGCGCCGCGAACAGATCGAATTCTTCGTCGACGACCTGCGCCCCTTCGAAGCCGACCCCTACTTCCACACCCAGCCTCTGCAAGCGCGAGCCGGCACGTTCTTCTGTCGCGCAGGCCACCCTTTGCTGCGCAAGGACAGCCTGTCGACCAACGAACTGTTCGACTACCCGCTGGTCAGCCATTGGCTGGCACCTGGGGTGCGCAAGTACCTGGCCAATCTGAGCGGGCGCAGCGACCTGCGCCTGCAGGTGCAGTGCGAGGATTTCAACGTTGTGCGCAGCGTGGTACTGGGCAGCGATGCCATCGGCTGCGCCAGCACCCAGGCGCTGGCACAGGATCTGGCGGCCAGGACGCTGGTGACCCTGCACTGGCGCAACCTGCCGCCGCGCCTGGACTTGCTCAGCGTGCGTTGCGGAGTGATCAGCCGCAGCGGCTATCAGCTATCGCCGGCAGCCCGAGCGCTGATCGACACGCTGTTGGTAGTGGACGCTCAGCCGACGCCGGAGCGGGTCTGA
- the pcaD gene encoding 3-oxoadipate enol-lactonase, which translates to MAHVQLADGVLNYQLEGPAQAPVLVLSNSLGTDLGMWDEQVPLWREHFRVLRYDTRGHGGSTVSDGPYSIEQLGGDVLALLNALHIERAHFVGLSMGGLIGQWLGIHAGHRLHSLTLCNTAAQIGTAQVWNSRIDLVLGGGQQAMAELRDASLARWFTADFVADHPLQCQRITQMLAGTSAQGYAANCAAVRDADFRSQLGRIEVPTLIVAGSGDVVTTPEHGRFLQSHITGAQIVEYPAAHLSNVEIGEPFTRRVLAFLQGQG; encoded by the coding sequence GTGGCACACGTGCAACTGGCCGATGGCGTACTGAACTACCAACTCGAGGGGCCTGCCCAGGCACCGGTGCTGGTGCTGTCCAACTCGTTGGGCACCGATCTGGGCATGTGGGATGAGCAGGTGCCGTTGTGGCGCGAGCACTTTCGCGTACTGCGCTACGACACTCGGGGTCACGGTGGTTCGACGGTCAGTGACGGCCCCTACAGCATCGAGCAGCTCGGTGGCGACGTGCTGGCCTTGCTCAATGCGCTGCACATCGAGCGTGCGCATTTCGTCGGGCTGTCGATGGGGGGCTTGATCGGCCAGTGGCTGGGCATCCATGCCGGGCATCGGCTGCACAGCCTGACTCTGTGCAACACCGCCGCGCAGATTGGCACTGCCCAGGTCTGGAACAGCCGCATCGACCTGGTGCTGGGCGGTGGTCAGCAGGCCATGGCCGAACTGCGCGATGCGTCGCTGGCACGCTGGTTCACCGCGGATTTCGTCGCCGATCATCCGCTGCAATGCCAGCGCATCACGCAAATGCTGGCAGGCACCTCGGCCCAAGGTTACGCAGCCAACTGCGCGGCGGTCCGCGATGCGGACTTTCGCAGCCAGTTGGGGCGCATCGAGGTGCCGACGCTGATCGTCGCCGGCAGCGGCGACGTGGTCACCACCCCGGAACATGGCCGCTTCCTGCAAAGCCATATCACTGGGGCGCAGATCGTCGAATACCCAGCGGCGCACTTGTCCAATGTCGAGATTGGCGAACCCTTTACCCGCCGAGTGCTGGCCTTTCTGCAAGGCCAAGGCTGA
- a CDS encoding MFS family transporter, with amino-acid sequence MTSTYYTGEERKKRVFAIVGASSGNLVEWFDFYVYAFCAIYFAPAFFPSDDPTVQLLNTAGVFAAGFLMRPIGGWIFGRLADRHGRKNSLMISVLMMCAGSLMIACLPTYASIGTWAPALLLLARLIQGLSVGGEYGTTATYMSEVALRGQRGFFASFQYVTLIGGQLLAVLVVVILQQLLSDEELRAWGWRIPFVVGAVAAVISLMLRRSLEETSSAETRQDKDAGSIGGLLRNHGAAFITVLGYTAGGSLIFYTFTTYMQKFLVNTAGMPAKSASYVMTGALFLFMLMQPLFGMLSDRIGRRNSMLLFGALGTLFTVPLLMALKTVTSPFLAFVLVTVALCIVSLYTSISGLVKAEMFPPQVRALGVGLAYAVANAMFGGSAEYVALNLKSMGIENSFYWYVTAMMAVAFLFSLRLPKQAAYLHDDH; translated from the coding sequence ATGACCTCAACCTATTACACCGGCGAAGAACGCAAGAAGCGCGTTTTCGCCATCGTCGGTGCCTCGTCAGGCAACCTGGTGGAGTGGTTCGACTTCTACGTCTACGCCTTCTGCGCCATCTACTTCGCCCCAGCCTTCTTCCCCTCCGATGACCCCACCGTGCAGTTGCTCAACACCGCCGGGGTGTTTGCCGCAGGCTTTCTGATGCGGCCTATCGGTGGCTGGATCTTCGGCCGTCTGGCCGACCGCCACGGGCGCAAGAATTCGCTGATGATCTCGGTACTGATGATGTGCGCCGGCTCGCTGATGATCGCCTGCTTGCCGACCTACGCCAGCATCGGCACCTGGGCGCCGGCGCTGCTGCTGTTGGCGCGGTTGATCCAGGGGTTGTCGGTGGGTGGCGAATACGGCACCACGGCGACCTACATGAGTGAAGTGGCGCTGCGTGGCCAGCGTGGCTTCTTCGCCTCGTTCCAGTACGTGACGCTGATCGGCGGGCAATTGCTCGCGGTGCTGGTGGTGGTGATTCTGCAGCAGCTGCTGAGCGACGAAGAGCTGCGCGCCTGGGGCTGGCGCATCCCGTTCGTGGTCGGCGCCGTGGCTGCGGTCATCTCGCTGATGCTGCGCCGTTCACTGGAAGAAACCAGCAGCGCCGAAACCCGTCAGGACAAGGACGCCGGCTCCATCGGCGGGCTGCTGCGCAACCATGGCGCGGCGTTCATCACCGTGCTCGGCTACACCGCCGGTGGCTCGTTGATCTTCTACACCTTCACCACCTACATGCAGAAGTTTCTGGTCAACACCGCCGGCATGCCGGCCAAGAGCGCCAGCTATGTGATGACCGGCGCGCTGTTCCTGTTCATGCTCATGCAGCCGCTGTTCGGCATGCTCTCCGACCGCATTGGCCGGCGTAACTCGATGCTGCTGTTCGGCGCCCTGGGCACACTGTTCACCGTGCCGCTCCTGATGGCACTGAAAACCGTGACCAGCCCGTTCCTGGCCTTCGTACTGGTAACCGTGGCGCTGTGCATCGTCAGCCTCTACACCTCGATCAGCGGTCTGGTCAAAGCCGAGATGTTCCCCCCGCAAGTGCGCGCGCTGGGTGTTGGCCTGGCCTACGCGGTGGCCAACGCCATGTTCGGCGGTTCGGCTGAATACGTGGCATTGAACCTGAAGTCGATGGGGATCGAAAACAGCTTCTATTGGTACGTCACCGCGATGATGGCGGTGGCCTTCCTGTTCAGCCTGCGCTTGCCCAAGCAGGCGGCGTACCTGCATGACGATCACTGA